The DNA segment CAGTCCTTCAGCCAACAGTTGATGGGCCAGGTGGTTCACCGCAAAGGTGAGTTCAATGCCCTGTGCGCTCCAGCGGGGGGAGTCATGGCCGGCGTATTGCAACCCAGCATTCAGCACCAGTGCATCGAATGGCGTCCCGTCACAGCGAAGTTCTTCAATCGCCCTGGCGACGGACGCAAGGTCTGCCAGATCGGCAATACAAGTCTCCACGGAATCCGACAGAGCCGTGCGGGTCAGCTCTGCCCGTTCTGCATTGCGGCAAACAACGATGAGTGCATCACCACGGGCCAGCAGGATCTTTGCCGCTTCAAGGCCAATACCGCTGCTGGCACCGGTGATCAGAACGCGGCGCTGTTCAGCCGTCGTCATGGAGCCTGAACACATAGAGATCCCCGTCACGATCGCTCACTACGTACAACCTGTTTCGATCAGGATCGAAGGCAACACCCTCCGGTTTTCGGATCCGTTTTGGCTTGTCTCCCGTGCTGATGGTGAGATCGAGGCGCTGGAGCACAGTGTCGCGTGCCCAGTCGTATTGGAACAGGCACCGGCCCTTGTCGCTCACGATCCAGAGGGTGTCGCTGCTGCTGTCGTAGCTCAGGCCCGAGAAATCCAGCTTTTCGGCCTTCAGTTCGGGATGGATGAACCCTTGGCTGGGCTGCAGCACGCGTGTGGAGAGGATTGTCGTGAGCGAGGAATCCAGTTCAATCAGCAGACCGGGGTGGTGTTCTTTCACCACAACCACATGGTCGTTCCTGGTGTTAACAGTGATGCCCTCCAATCCGTTGTTGTCTGGCGGGTTCGGAAAGTGGTGCGCAATCGTGTCGTAGTTGGTCATGGCTGACAGGGGGCGTCGAGAGCGTTCCCTTCGGGTGTTCAGATCCACCACCACCACAGAATTGCTTCCCTCCTGCACCACGAGCAGCTCGCTGTCATCGCCACGGATTGCAATGCCCTCCAAGTCGTCGAGGCCGATGAAGAACGAGTCGCTCACCGACACTCTGCCTTTGAGATCCAGACGAAAAATCGCCTTGGTGTCATCGCTGACGGTGTAGAGCGCTGAGCCATCTCCGTTCAACGTCAGCCCGGATGGTTCATTCAGGCCGAGGCCTGGGTCTCGAATCCGGTGACGGTGCAGCAGCTCGAGGCGCATCGAGGTCATCCTCACAGGGACCCATTCCCGGTGATTCTTGATGTTTGGCTCGTTTTTGCCAGCCATCGCAGGTGAGGATGAAGGGATCACGGCCAGGCGCCATGCATCGGATCGCTGTGTATTGCGGCTCCTCGAGCGGCGACTCGAGCCTGTTCAAACGTGCTGCCACTGAGCTGGGTGCCCTGATTGCCTCCCAGGGCATGGCCCTGGTTTACGGCGGAGCTCGCATTGGCCTAATGGGCGCTGTTGCTGATGCAGCTTTGGCCTCTGGAGGGGAGGTGATCGGGGTGATTCCCGAGGCACTAACGCAGGATGAAGTGGTGCACACCGGTCTGACCCATCTCGAGGTTGTGGCATCGATGCACGAGCGCAAAGCGCGGATGCTCGATCTGGCCGATGCAGCCGTTGCCATGCCCGGAGGCCTGGGAACGTTCGACGAGTTGTTTGAAGCATTGACCTGGGCTCAGCTTCGTTTTCATGCCAAGCCGATCGGCATGCTCAACATCGATGGCTACTTCGATGCGCTGCTTGGCTTTCTCGATCACAGCGTTGCGACGGGATTTCTTTCGGAGCGGAATCGCCAGCTCCTCCTGGATGCAACAACGCCAGAATTGCTCATCGATCGACTCCTCAACGCGTGCTGATGCAACGCACGGTTTTGCTCACCGGAGCCAGTCGTGGCATCGGACGTTCCATCGCCAGACGGTTGCTCAAGGATGGTCACCGCCTCAGCCTTGGGCTGCGGGATCCAGAGGCTCTTAGGGGAACAGATCTAGATGGCGAGACGGTGTTGCTTCACACCTACGACGCCAGCGATCCAGGCAGTGCTGAAACCTGGGTCAGTGCCACCGATCGTCACTGGGGTGGCATCGACACTGTGATTCATTGCGCAGGAATTCTGCATCGAACACCGCTGTTGTTTGCCGATGGCGAAGAGCAGCAGCTTGATGAACTCTGGGCAATCAACGTGAAGGGGCCCTGGTGGCTTACCCGCGCAGCCTGGTCACACCTGGTGGCCAGTGGCCATGGACGAATCCAGGTGCTGGTGTCGATGAGTGGCAAGCGAGTTAAAGGTCGAATGGCGGGCTACCCCGTCAGCAAATTCGCCTTGATGGGGCTTTGTCAGAGTATGCGCAATGAAGGTTGGGACAGGGGGATTCGGGTGACCGCCATCTGTCCCAGTTGGGTCAACACCGATATGGCTCGTGCGGTGACGGCCGTTGAATCTGCCGCGATGACCCAACCCGAGGATCTTGCGTCTCTCTCGAGCAGCCTGTTGTCGATGCCCAACGCCGCCGTTCCGTTCGAGTTGGCGATGAATTGCTCGCTCGAAACCTGAATCTTCCAGTGAGGACGATGTCGCCTTCAGATGATGTCGCTATGGATGACTCAGCGTCCGTGCCTTGCGATGTGTCTTCTGGCGGCGATTGGCCTGCTGGCTCCACGCCTGGTTTTGGTGTTGATGTGGCTGATCAACAGCAGCTTCGTGCTGCAACCTTTCAGTGCAACCAATGTACCTAATCCGGTGCTGCCGGTTCTTGGACTCCTGTTTCTCCCCACCACAACCCTCGGCTATTGCTGGGCTGTGTCCTCGTTCGGAGGTGTCTCGTCGTTCAGTGGCCTGTTGGTGGTGTTGATCGGACTGATCATTGACTTCGGCTTGATCGGTAATGGCCGTGGTGCTGTTCGTCGTTGAAGATCAACCCCGTGGATACCTGCGCCATCTGTCAGCTGCATCTCGACCCACAAGCGCAAGAGCGGTATGAGATTCAGCGTTCTGAACTCTGGGTCTTGCGCCATCACCCCGACCCAGCACCTCTGCCTGGCTGGCTTCTGTTGGATTCACTGAGGCACTGTTCCGGGCCCATGGATTTCACGGAGGCCGAGGCTTCCGGTTGGGGCAGCGCAATGCGCGATGCCAGTGATCTCGTGAAACAGATCACCGGATGCGAACGCGTGTATGCCATTGCCTTCGGTGAGGGAGCCCAGCACCTTCATCTGCATCTCATTCCGCGCCATCTGAATGATCCGGCCTCGAAGGCCTGGGCGGTTGCAGACTTGTACCGGGCGATGGATCGTGGGGATCGAGCCGCTGCCGATCCTGATGCTGTGGCCGCGATGGTTCAACGCTGCCGTGCGTTGATCAGCGTTCCGGATTGAAACGTTTGTGTGTCTTGGTGCTGTTGGCGCCTTGCTTGAAATTGCCCAAGGGCCAGCCGAGGTGCCTGAGATGCTTCACCGTGTTCTGCGATGCGGTGAAGCAGTTTTCGCTGTAACTGCTGGCAATTCCGATCTCTTTGAGGGTGAGCAGCAGCAACCTTTGCTCCCGGCGTGTGCCCCGCCGGCTCGCGAGCAGCACGAAGTCGCGTTCGTGAAGTTGTTCGGTGATCGAATCGATGTTGTCGGAATAACCCAAGGAGAGGGTCTGATCAATGGCGCGATAGGCGGTGTAAATCCGTCCCTCAGGATTGGTCTCAAGGGTTTGAACCCTTTCGCTCAGGGCGATTACGGCGTCCATCACCGGTGCTTGAAGCGCCTGCTCGATCTGTTCAAGCTGCACGATCACAACCCTCCCACGGCCAAACGTTCATCACAGGCAGCCTCGTAGGCGCGGATGGCTGCGCTTGGAATAGAGCCATTGCTCTTGAGTTGGCGCACCGAGAGCTCCACGCACTGGAGCACAACACTGGTGAGCTCACGACCTTCACACAGGGCCCAGCCGCGAAGCAACACATGAAGGCTCGGGGGTACGGAGACCGTGAGCTTGACCTGGGTCTCGCGGGTTGAAGTTTTGATCATGGCCCGTTTGCTGCCAGAGCATCTCCAAAGTAGCTCACTGGCTACTGCTAGGCAACTGCTGAGTAGCTGCTGAGTGTCTTAGGGGCTTCTTCGTGGTTGCTTGGCAGTGGTTCTGCGCATTGCTGAGTGCTGGATCAGTGAGCCCTGTTGATTCGGTCGCGGTTGTTATGTCTTTGTGTCGTCAATCCAGCCATTCATGGAATGCCACGTCTTGCTCTCTAGGTGATTCGAGGTGGTGAGGTTTCTCTGCCTGGCTGCAGAGCCTTTGATGCAGATATTGCATGAATATGGATAAAATGGAGCCATAGAAACATCGGCTTCGATGGGTACTGCTTCTGTTCAGGCTGACAAGGTGGTCAACGTCAGAATGTCTGAATCGGAGCACACTCTGTTGAAGGCCTATTGCGCTTCGTTGAACCGCAGCATGCAAGATGTGCTTCGTGATTTCGCGTTAATGCAAATCCAAAAGCAACGCTTTTGTTGCCGGCTTGTGCGCTCCCTGATGGATGAGCATGGGATCGAACAAGACCCCAGAGTTGGCAAGCCTTGCTTTGGTTATTCCTGTTATTACTGCCGCCATGCAGAGGCATGCACGGCTGGAGAGACTGATCTGCTTTATGTCCCCCGCCAGGAGATCCGTGAACTGGTTGCTGAGGAGTCGTCCTACATTTTCGACTTCGATGGCAGCAGTATCGAGCCCCCGAACCAAGCTGGTTGATCGAGTTTCGACCCGCCAATCACTTCACCTACTGAGGAACGAGCCTTCGAGTCAGGGGTTCGATTGAGGCGCTCCTGGAAGGAATCACTTCGAGTCTTGGTTGCAATTTGTGGAAGTCGAGAAATCTGACCACTACCCCTTCAAAAATCCGGACGATTCGGCTCATAGTGATCTTGCCAAGTCGCTAATCGGGCTTGGAAGCCGGACAGAGCGATGTCCGGCGCCTTGGTGTTTGACTCCTGCCCAAGCAGGAGTCAAATCCATTTCTTTCTTAAGAAATCTGGTTGTGTATCCTCTTGAACGGATTCGTGCGTCAATGTATCGACGTGGTCGAATCGCTCCGGTGATGCATCACCGTCGGCCACACAACATTCCCTGATTTCAAGACGAACGACCGTCAAGTTCGTAGGTTTAAAACGGAGAGGGTGGGATTCGAACCCACGGTGCCCGTTAAGACACGCTGGTTTTCAAGACCAGAGCCATAAACCACTCGACCACCTCTCCAGAGGGTGTCAGGTGTCCCGCAGGACACCCAACAACTGTATCGGGACGTGCTCCCAGTTCAGTTTTCCGGCTTAGCCAGAGGCAGCAGGCACTTATCGGAATCACAACCAGCGGGGCCGGCTTCCGTCAGCTCACCCTGGTCGTAACGCTGCAGTGCTTCGAAGAAATCACTGCTGACGCGACGCTTCACCACAGCCGATTGCAGCTCCTCATAGGTGGCTGCATCGATCGGCTCAAAGGGCAGGCGCGGGAAGGTGGCGTTGGCATCGAAGCGGGCCAGAAGTGCCGCTGAGATGTAGCCCTCGCCCTTCTCCATGGCCTGATGCAGAGCATCAGCCAAGGGTTCGATTTCGTGCTCGCGGAATTCGATGGTGGCTGAGGTGTTGTGGGCGGTGTAATGCCGCTGAACCTGCATGTAGAAATCGAATTGCGCCATTGCACTGAAGCCGTTGATGTCAACGGCATCAGCTCCGGGCAGGTTGGCCCAGCTCACCTCGGTGGGAATCTCAACCAGCCATTCGGTGCAGCGGGGATCGAAGGGGTCATTCAGCAGACGACCTTCCTCATCCTTGTCGGACTGGGAGGGAACGATGGTGTAGCCGTAGTCCATGCAGGCCATGGCCACGGGGTCGTTCTTGCGGAAGGTGATCCGGCGAATGAAGCGCTGAGCTTTCGGCGGATGCCAGCCGGGGGCAGCTCCGGTGAGCAGGCTCTTAGTGCCTGCAGGCTGCACGGTTGTGCAGCGGTTGGGACGACGCAGGCCATGGCGGTCGCAGTAGTCCCAGACCGTTTGATTGACGATCTCCTTCCAACGGCTCAGGTAAGCGGCTTCCTGCTCCTTGAAGCGCAGGCCTTCCTCGGTGTCAGGCCGGCCGGCCTCCCACCAGCTCAGCCATTCCGTACCGAAGGCATGGACGAAGAAGTCGAACAAACCGGTGAAGCTGACGCCCACGATCGGATCCCACTCACGGCTCTGGCGGTAGCGCTCAACCTCGAAGCGATGGTTGAGCAGACAAGCAACCGAGAGAGCACCTGCTCGGAATGCATCGGCCTGGCCTTCCTCGTCGCTGGGGTCGATCTGGTTGAGGTGCACCTCGGCCAGATTGCAGTGGAAGTCGGCACCCAGGATCTCGCCGCAGGGATTCAAGCCATAACGGCTGAGGCGATGCTCCAGCTCATCAGCTCCGATGGGGCCATGGTTGTCGGACAACCAACGACCTGCTTCCTCACGCCCCTGATCGCAGTAGATCTCAATGAATTCCGTTCGCAGCTCAGGGGTGGTGAGCAGATCGGCATTGGAGCGAGCGATCGCTTCGGGAGCGAACTGAATGGCACCTTCACCGGAGTGGAACTGCTTGGTCACCGCTGCGTGCACAACGTCCTTGCTGGGACGGGTGTGATACACGCGGGTGTGGTTGGCCATCCGCAGCGCATCACGCTCAGGGTCGATCCTCCAGTTGCCCTCCTCGTCTTGTTGCCAGAGGTTGTCCTTGGAGGATGCAGCAGCCTGGTCGTCCGAAGCGAACTGGCGCATGCCGGCGCTACGACGGATGTTTCCGGCCACGATCGTGACGGCGGCTTCGTCGATCAGCAGGCAGCACTCCACTGAGGTGAGCCGACGCCCCTGGGCCTTGTTCAGCAGTCGAGCAACGCGCCCGTAGAGATCCTTCAGTTTGACGGGGTTGGCCATGCCACCGAAACCCTTCAGCGTTTCCCCAACGGGACGCACATCGCTTAGGTCTACTTCGATCTGAATGGGACCGCCGTTGAACCGTTCATCGCTGCTGAGCTCGAGCATCAGCTGGTAGCTGTCCACCCAGCCACGGCGGGTGTCACCCACCTTGATGGTCACCTTGTTGCCATCAATGCTGTGGGTGCAGTCGTCCTGGCGCTCAGCCGCAGGAGTAATGCCGATTTCGCTGACGCTGAGAACTTCAAAGCTGTTGCGCACCACCGGAAGCCGGTCGATCAGGTGCGGCTCGATGATGGCCCCGGTGCCGCAGCCCATCATCGCCAGGTCCATCATCAGACCGAAAGCCTGCCAATCCACCAGGTTGGTGGACGTGCAGTTGTAGGAGCCCGAGAAATTTTCGGGCTGTTCGATCCAGCGGGTGCCACCGATCCAGAGCCAGCGGCCTGAGGGGAGAGCTTTTTTCTCGGCCTGCATGCGAGCCAGCAGGGCTACTTCCGCATCGCTCAGGTTGCCCAACTGACGCAGGCCTTCCAGGTTCCGCGCACTCACCTGACTCCAGCTCTCACGGCCACTGGGGGTTTTGCGGCTGTAGGTGCGATAGAAGACCGGGTTGGCAGCAGGAGCGGTTGCGGGGAAGTCGCCGAACCCGGCGACAGCTCCCGCAGAGGTCTCCACACGATTTGGAGTAAGGGTCACGTGCGGTGCTGGGGCAAAGGACAAGTATCGAAACCCTAACGCCACAGATGGGGGTAGCAAGGTCTCTTTACCACCATCAACAGTGTCCCGTTCAAACTGAGCCCTGAATTGGCAGCGAATGATGCAGCGGCGGCTGGAGCCTGAGTTGATGAACGGCGATGCACAGGTGCAGGCCTATGCCGCTGCCGACTTCAGTGCCGGCGATCAAGCCACCCTTGAGGCGATCCAGCAGCTTCTCTTCACCACATCACCGTTGCCGGCCGATCCACTGCTGGTGGATCTGGGTTGTGGGCCGGGAAACATCACGCTTCGGCTGGCCGAACTCTTCCCCAGGGCTCGAATCATCGGCATCGACGGTGCCGAATCGATGCTGGCTCTGGCCCGGGGGCGAGCGCAGCAACAGCAACTGGAGATCTCATTCCTCTGTCAGACCCTTCAGGAGGTTCTGGAAGGTCCTCTTCTTGGCCAGGCCGATCTGATCGTCAGCAACAGCCTGTTGCATCACCTTCACCAACCCGATCTGCTCTGGACGGTCAGCCGAGCCCTGGCAGCACCTGGGTGTCGCGCCTTGCATCGGGATCTGCGGCGTCCGGCCTCCGACGCTGAGCTTGAACAGCTGCGTCTCAAACACCTGCCATCGGCGCCAGAGGTGTTGCAGCACGACTTCGCTGCCTCGCTGGCGGCGGCCTTTGAGCCTCATGAGGTGACTGCCGAGCTCCACAGGCTTGGGCTCAACCAATTGAGGGTGTCGGCGGAAGACGACCGTTATCTGGTGGTGTCAGGCTTGGTGAAGTCCTGAAATCCGATGAGCGGCAGTCAAGCGACCACTGATGGTGATCTAGCCCAGGTTCTGGCCTCTGAGGTGGATCGCCGTCGCAACTTTGCGATCATTTCCCACCCCGACGCGGGAAAGACGACACTCACCGAGAAGTTGCTGCTTTACGGGGGTGCTATTCAGCAGGCCGGTGCGGTGAAAGCCCGCGGTGAGCAGCGCAAGGTGACCTCCGACTGGATGGAGCTTGAGAAGCAGCGAGGCATTTCGATCACCTCAACGGTGCTGCAGTTCGATTACGACGCCACCACGATCAATCTCCTGGACACACCAGGGCACCAGGATTTTTCCGAAGACACCTATCGAACGCTGGCAGCTGCGGACAACGCCGTGATGCTGGAAGACGCTGCTAAGGGATTGGAGCCTCAGACCCGGAAGCTGTTCGAGGTCTGCCGCATGCGCCAGATCCCGATTTTCACCTTCATCAACAAGATGGACCGCCCGGGGCGGGAACCGCTCACCCTGCTCGATGAAATCGAGTCGGAGCTCGGCCTCACCCCCTGGGCTGTGAACTGGCCGATCGGCAGTGGCGAGCAATTCCGCGGCGTGATCGACCGTCGTAGCAAGGAAGTGGTTCTGTTCAGCCGTGCAGAACGCGGAAAGCAGGCCAGTGAGCAACGCCTCTCCCTGGACGACCCTGCCCTGCGGGAGTTGGTGGAAGAGGACCTTCTGGATCTGGCCGTTGAAGAAATGGAGTTTCTGGAGGCTGCTGGCGCCGAGCTGGACATCGAGATGGTTCATGCCGGTGAGCTCACCCCGGTGTTCTTCGGCTCGGCGATGACCAACTTCGGGGTGCGTCCCTTCCTTGATGCCTTCCTTGAGATGGCGCAACGGCCGATCGCCCGATCCAGCAGCGAAGGTCTGGTGGACCCGTTGCGTGAAGGGTTCAGCGGCTTCGTGTTCAAGCTTCAGGCCAACATGGATCCCCGGCACCGCGACCGGGTGGCCTTCGTCCGTGTCTGCAGCGGCCGCTTTGAAAAAGACATGACGGTGAAGCACGCCCGCACCGGCAAAGCAATCCGTCTTTCCCGTCCTCAAAAGCTGTTCGGTCAAGACCGAGCCGTGGTGGAAGACGCCTATCCCGGTGATGTGATCGGTCTCAACAACCCCGGCATGTTTTCCATTGGCGACACGCTTTATGTGGGTTCGAAAGTGGAATACGAAGGCATTCCCTGTTTCAGTCCAGAGATTTTCAGTTGGCTGCGCAACCCCAACCCTTCAGCGTTCAAGAACTTCCGCAAAGGGGTGAACGAGCTGCGGGAAGAGGGGGCTGTGCAGATCCTTTATGACACTGACGAGAGCAAGCGGGATCCAATTCTTGCGGCCGTTGGGCAACTCCAGCTTGAGGTGGTGCAGCACCGGCTTGAAAACGAATATGGCGTTGAAACCCGCCTTGAGCCAATGGGTTTCCAGGTTGCCCGTTGGATCAGCGGCGGCTGGGCTGATCTTGAGAAGGTCGGCCGGATCTTCAATTGCAAAACCGTGCGTGATGCCTGGAATCGGCCTGTGCTGTTGTTCAAAAACGAGTGGAATCTCAACCAGCTTCGGGAGGACCACCCCGACCTTGAACTCAGCAGTGTTGCCCCGGTGGTGAGTGGAGTGGAGCCGATCAGTCTCTGAACCGGGCGGATCACCCCATCCACACCTCCACGGCTGTCTCGCCAGAATCCTGTGGAGCCTCCAACTTCCGTGAGTACGTTCTGGCTGCTGAGGAACAACGCTGACGGCGGCACCGAATACGTGTGCTTCCGCGGCGATGATGAATCAGTGGAAATGCTGGAGGGTTACCACCTTCCTCCGCAGATGCCGTTGATCAAACGGCGCTCGTGGATGAACCGGGTGGATGCCATCAGCTGCCGCAGCCGGCTTGAGCGGAGCGAGGGTTTTCGTCACGGTGCACCCCTCTTCTGAACAGGCCCCGATACGCTCTTCAAAGGAACCCGATCGACGCAATGGCAGCCCTGGGTGAATCTGGTCCCGATGCAAACGCAGATGATCCATTTGACCGTCTCGGACTAAGCCGCGACGCCGGCTTCGAGCAGGTTCAGGCGGCCAAGGCACGTTGTCTCGCCGAGGTTTCCGGTGATGATCAGGCCAGAGCCAAGATCGAAGCGGCCTACGACGCCGTCCTGATGGCGCGTCTTCGGGACCGGCAACAGGGTCAGGTGAGTGCTGCTGCAGCGACAGCGTCCGAGCGGGAGGCGATGGCGGGTTCGATGCCTGCTCCGCCAGCTCAGGCACCGATGGGCAATGTGTTGTCGAACCTCCGCAACAAGCTGCCCGACCCCTCCCAGTCCCTCTCCGGGCTGAAGCCGGATTGGGCCCTGGTGGAAGGGCAAGGGCGTTCCGTGCGCCTCATTGCCGGGATCATCGGCATTGCTCTTTTGCTGATCTCCGCCGGCAGCATCCAATTGGTGCTGGCCCTTGCAACCATTGGTGTTTTTCTCAGTCAGGTTCGCCGTGGTCGCCGCCCACTGGCATCCCTGGGGTGGACGTTGTTGGTGCTCAGTGTTGGTTTGGCGGCAGGCTCTTTGCTGAACCTTGCGCTTTCCCCCACTGCTGTTGAGCAGCTGGCTCTCAGTTCGCTGCAGATTCAAGCCCTGCCAGCCGCTCTTCTGCTGTGGGCTGCAGCTCTGTTCCTGGCCTGAACTTCAGGCCGCCGCCGGTAGACCGTCAATCAGCTCCTGGAGCTCCGCAGCGCTCACGTCATAACGGTTGTTGCAGAAGTGGCAGGTCAGTTCTGCCCCGCCATCTTTGTCCCGCATGTCAGTGAGTTCGTCTCTGCCCAGCAGGACCAGGGCTGCTTTGCTGCGCTCATGGCTGCAAGGGCAGAAAAAACGCAGCTCCTGACTGGCCTCGGCATCGTCGAGGGGTTTGGGATCAAGGTCGGGGAAGACGTCTAGAAGCAGATCCTCTAGCTGGTCTCCACTTGCCGCCAGCCGCTGACTGAATCCAGTGATCTCGCGGCAACGCTGTTCAATCAGCTCCACCAGGGCCGGCTCTTCCGCCGCTTTGGGAAGAATTTGAACCAGCAGGCCACCACTGGCGTGGATGCCGGCGCTGTTCACCTGCTCACCCACAAACACTGCGGAAGGGGTTTGTTCAGAGTGGAGCAGATAGGAGGCAACATCCTCACCAATGCCTCCGCTAACGAGCTCAACGGTGCTGTTGAAGGGCTCGCCCTTGCCGTCATCACGCATCACGTGGAGGTAACCGGTTCCAGCCGCCTCCTTGAAGTTGAAGCTGAAATGGCCTGCTTCGTCCTGAATCGGGTCGAGTTCGAGGGCCGGCTCGCCGACGTAGCCGCGCACAGTTCCGTTGCGGCCGGCATCCACCATCAGGTTCTTGATCGGACCATCGGAGCCCAGACGCAGATTCACTCGGCCGTGGCTCACCTTCATCGAACTGGCGAGCATCAGTCCCGCCGTCATGGCCCGTCCCAGCATCACGCTGGTGAGGAACGACAGCCCATGGCGCTCCCTTGCCTCACGCACGATGTTTGTTGTCGATACCGCCACCAATCGGATGCCACCTGCAGCGGCTGTTGCGCGAACCAGCCGGTCGGCCATATCCCCTCGGAATCTCAGGGCAATGTAGTCATCGGTTCGAGCCGCCCGCTCTGCAAACGCAGGCGTTCGCAGTCCCAGTCTTGAAACAGCTCGGGTTCATGGGTGACCACGATCAACACCTGTTCACGGGCCAGGCCGGCAAGTAGACCAAGCACGTCGCGTCTCACCGACCAATCCAAACCAGCAGTGGGTTCATCCAGGAGGAGCACTTCAGCGCCGCGAAGCATCTGCACCGCGAGGGCAAGCCGCCTTTGCTGCCCGCCGCTGAGCCGTTCTGGTGCCGTTGTTGAGGCGATGGTGTCGAGGCCAACCCGTTCGAGCACGCTCTGTTCGCGCTCATGACCGAGCCGCCGATGGCCCAGCCGCAGTTCCTGCGCCACGCTCAGACCGAGGAAATGGCGCTCGGGAAACTGGAAAACGATGCCGCACAGCCAGCGCAGCTGCCGTCGTTTCATCACGCTTCCGTTCCAGCGGATGCTGCCGGATGTGGCTGACGCCAAGCCGCTGATGATCTCCAGCAGCGATGTCTTTCCGGATCCACTGGCGCCAGCGATCAGCAGCGGCCGTCCTTTCTGTGCGTGAAAAGCGACGCCGTCGAGGATGGGTGCACCGGCCGTTGCAGGTGCATAGGTGATTCCGGAGAGCTCGAGCATGCGATCAGCTTGAACGATGATGAAAGCGTCGAGATGGCCCCATGGACATTCGTTTTCGTGAAGTCGATCCCTTTAATTGCTGGTTATGGATTCGTTTTTCGGAACCTCCTAGCCAGGGGGAGCGGAATTA comes from the Synechococcus sp. A15-62 genome and includes:
- a CDS encoding CPP1-like family protein, whose translation is MAALGESGPDANADDPFDRLGLSRDAGFEQVQAAKARCLAEVSGDDQARAKIEAAYDAVLMARLRDRQQGQVSAAAATASEREAMAGSMPAPPAQAPMGNVLSNLRNKLPDPSQSLSGLKPDWALVEGQGRSVRLIAGIIGIALLLISAGSIQLVLALATIGVFLSQVRRGRRPLASLGWTLLVLSVGLAAGSLLNLALSPTAVEQLALSSLQIQALPAALLLWAAALFLA
- a CDS encoding trans-aconitate 2-methyltransferase; protein product: MMQRRLEPELMNGDAQVQAYAAADFSAGDQATLEAIQQLLFTTSPLPADPLLVDLGCGPGNITLRLAELFPRARIIGIDGAESMLALARGRAQQQQLEISFLCQTLQEVLEGPLLGQADLIVSNSLLHHLHQPDLLWTVSRALAAPGCRALHRDLRRPASDAELEQLRLKHLPSAPEVLQHDFAASLAAAFEPHEVTAELHRLGLNQLRVSAEDDRYLVVSGLVKS
- the nrdJ gene encoding ribonucleoside-triphosphate reductase, adenosylcobalamin-dependent translates to MTLTPNRVETSAGAVAGFGDFPATAPAANPVFYRTYSRKTPSGRESWSQVSARNLEGLRQLGNLSDAEVALLARMQAEKKALPSGRWLWIGGTRWIEQPENFSGSYNCTSTNLVDWQAFGLMMDLAMMGCGTGAIIEPHLIDRLPVVRNSFEVLSVSEIGITPAAERQDDCTHSIDGNKVTIKVGDTRRGWVDSYQLMLELSSDERFNGGPIQIEVDLSDVRPVGETLKGFGGMANPVKLKDLYGRVARLLNKAQGRRLTSVECCLLIDEAAVTIVAGNIRRSAGMRQFASDDQAAASSKDNLWQQDEEGNWRIDPERDALRMANHTRVYHTRPSKDVVHAAVTKQFHSGEGAIQFAPEAIARSNADLLTTPELRTEFIEIYCDQGREEAGRWLSDNHGPIGADELEHRLSRYGLNPCGEILGADFHCNLAEVHLNQIDPSDEEGQADAFRAGALSVACLLNHRFEVERYRQSREWDPIVGVSFTGLFDFFVHAFGTEWLSWWEAGRPDTEEGLRFKEQEAAYLSRWKEIVNQTVWDYCDRHGLRRPNRCTTVQPAGTKSLLTGAAPGWHPPKAQRFIRRITFRKNDPVAMACMDYGYTIVPSQSDKDEEGRLLNDPFDPRCTEWLVEIPTEVSWANLPGADAVDINGFSAMAQFDFYMQVQRHYTAHNTSATIEFREHEIEPLADALHQAMEKGEGYISAALLARFDANATFPRLPFEPIDAATYEELQSAVVKRRVSSDFFEALQRYDQGELTEAGPAGCDSDKCLLPLAKPEN
- a CDS encoding SdiA-regulated domain-containing protein codes for the protein MTSMRLELLHRHRIRDPGLGLNEPSGLTLNGDGSALYTVSDDTKAIFRLDLKGRVSVSDSFFIGLDDLEGIAIRGDDSELLVVQEGSNSVVVVDLNTRRERSRRPLSAMTNYDTIAHHFPNPPDNNGLEGITVNTRNDHVVVVKEHHPGLLIELDSSLTTILSTRVLQPSQGFIHPELKAEKLDFSGLSYDSSSDTLWIVSDKGRCLFQYDWARDTVLQRLDLTISTGDKPKRIRKPEGVAFDPDRNRLYVVSDRDGDLYVFRLHDDG
- a CDS encoding SDR family NAD(P)-dependent oxidoreductase: MQRTVLLTGASRGIGRSIARRLLKDGHRLSLGLRDPEALRGTDLDGETVLLHTYDASDPGSAETWVSATDRHWGGIDTVIHCAGILHRTPLLFADGEEQQLDELWAINVKGPWWLTRAAWSHLVASGHGRIQVLVSMSGKRVKGRMAGYPVSKFALMGLCQSMRNEGWDRGIRVTAICPSWVNTDMARAVTAVESAAMTQPEDLASLSSSLLSMPNAAVPFELAMNCSLET
- a CDS encoding TIGR00730 family Rossman fold protein, which gives rise to MHRIAVYCGSSSGDSSLFKRAATELGALIASQGMALVYGGARIGLMGAVADAALASGGEVIGVIPEALTQDEVVHTGLTHLEVVASMHERKARMLDLADAAVAMPGGLGTFDELFEALTWAQLRFHAKPIGMLNIDGYFDALLGFLDHSVATGFLSERNRQLLLDATTPELLIDRLLNAC
- a CDS encoding peptide chain release factor 3; amino-acid sequence: MSGSQATTDGDLAQVLASEVDRRRNFAIISHPDAGKTTLTEKLLLYGGAIQQAGAVKARGEQRKVTSDWMELEKQRGISITSTVLQFDYDATTINLLDTPGHQDFSEDTYRTLAAADNAVMLEDAAKGLEPQTRKLFEVCRMRQIPIFTFINKMDRPGREPLTLLDEIESELGLTPWAVNWPIGSGEQFRGVIDRRSKEVVLFSRAERGKQASEQRLSLDDPALRELVEEDLLDLAVEEMEFLEAAGAELDIEMVHAGELTPVFFGSAMTNFGVRPFLDAFLEMAQRPIARSSSEGLVDPLREGFSGFVFKLQANMDPRHRDRVAFVRVCSGRFEKDMTVKHARTGKAIRLSRPQKLFGQDRAVVEDAYPGDVIGLNNPGMFSIGDTLYVGSKVEYEGIPCFSPEIFSWLRNPNPSAFKNFRKGVNELREEGAVQILYDTDESKRDPILAAVGQLQLEVVQHRLENEYGVETRLEPMGFQVARWISGGWADLEKVGRIFNCKTVRDAWNRPVLLFKNEWNLNQLREDHPDLELSSVAPVVSGVEPISL
- a CDS encoding HIT family protein is translated as MDTCAICQLHLDPQAQERYEIQRSELWVLRHHPDPAPLPGWLLLDSLRHCSGPMDFTEAEASGWGSAMRDASDLVKQITGCERVYAIAFGEGAQHLHLHLIPRHLNDPASKAWAVADLYRAMDRGDRAAADPDAVAAMVQRCRALISVPD